The sequence AAGAATTGCGGCATTGTATCCGGCGGCTTCATTTCCGGTTTCTTTGTAAACAGTTTGATAATAAGGAAGCGCCGCCGCATAGTTATTATTTTTAACGAATTTGTCCGCAATTTCCATTCTCGGATCATCGGACTTATCTTTTTCAAGTTCATAACTTGCAACCGTCTGCCGCGGATGTATTTTCCCTACTATAGTTTTCACGGATTTTTTTACAATGTCTTCCGCAATTGCATATTCCGAAGGATAATATTTGCCCGTATCTTTTTCTCCGGAACTCTTTTGTTGCGATTCTTTCAATAATATTTTACTATCGGACGAGCGCAAAACAATATAAGGAATTTCCAGAGCCACATCAGTGTAATAGTACTGAACTTTTTTCTTTTCGCCGTCTTTATTTTCTTCTGTTTCCCACTCTTTATGCTTATCAACTGAAAATGTTTTTATCTCTCCGCCAATGAAAGCATCCGGAACTCGTTTGTTTTTACTTTTATAGTTACCTTTAGATTGCAACGTATATCCGACAATGTCCGGCAGCGTATCAATATTTGCATTAGAATAATCAATAACCTCGTAAAACCCATATGCGGCAAGTTCTTTGATAATTTGCACGGTGATAAATTTTCCCAATTTATATCTATCCGCCGTATACTCCAGTCCTAAAATATCTAACGCTGCGCTTCCTGCTTTTTTCCCGAAAGTATCCGGCTTATATTGCAGCTC is a genomic window of Endomicrobium proavitum containing:
- a CDS encoding tetratricopeptide repeat protein, producing MRGIKTITVLPFELQYKPDTFGKKAGSAALDILGLEYTADRYKLGKFITVQIIKELAAYGFYEVIDYSNANIDTLPDIVGYTLQSKGNYKSKNKRVPDAFIGGEIKTFSVDKHKEWETEENKDGEKKKVQYYYTDVALEIPYIVLRSSDSKILLKESQQKSSGEKDTGKYYPSEYAIAEDIVKKSVKTIVGKIHPRQTVASYELEKDKSDDPRMEIADKFVKNNNYAAALPYYQTVYKETGNEAAGYNAAILLDATGEYSQAVNAIENFINSITDPKIRTKAVDQLVRMHNDIQDRKLMESYLQGE